Below is a window of Thermodesulfovibrionales bacterium DNA.
TCATCTTTATGTAATGAAGTCTCTTTTCAACTGTCTCCTTTGAGGCAGGAGTTAAAGAGCCGCCTGCAGGAATATGAAGAAGGTCCCAGAGTCTTCCATCAGAATAGATATCTACAGAAAGTATTCCCCTTCCGTGATCAGGTACAAGCACAGCTGCACCAGCACCATCACCTAAAAGCACACAGGTTGTCCTGTCCTGCCAGTCAGTGAATTTTGAAAGGACCTCTGCTCCGACAACAAGGATCTTCTTATATTTCCCAGATTTAATAAAGGCATCAGCCACTGAAAGGGCATAGATAAAGCCCGAGCAGGCTGCATTTATATCCATTGCTGCTGCATTCACTGCTCCAAGTTTTTTTTGCAATATGCAGGCAGTTGAGGGAAGGGGCATATCACCGCTTACAGTTGCAACTATAATGAGGTCAATCTTTTCTACTTTCAGCTGGGCCTTTTTAAGTGCCCTTTTAGCTGCCTCAAAGGCAAGGTCTGAGGCTGCCTGATCAGGCCTTGCAATTCTCCTTTCTTTTATTCCTGTTCTCTCGGTAATCCATTCGTCAGAGGTATCAACCATTTTTTCAAGGTCATGGTTGGTCATAACCCTTTCTGGCATGTACGATCCCGTGGATATAATGCGGCTCAGCATTTATTCAGCTGGAGACTCCATTATAGGCAGGAATTTCTAAGTTGATAGACTCTTTTATCCTTGATAGTTCCTGAGATATTGTCATGTAAAGACCTGCCTTTGCCAGATTAGCAGCCACCAGGATGGCATTCTTTATTGCCTTTGCCGAGGAGCGTCCATGGCTTATTATACATGTGCCATTAATTCCAAGAAGAGGTGCGCCACCGTATTCTGCATAGTCTGTCTTTTTTTTGAATCTCCTGAGGGCTGGTTTCATAAGCAGATAGGCTATCCTTCCTGTGGATATATCTGATATCTCTCTCTTAAGCATCTTCATTATCACCTCTGCCAGCCCTTCACTCATTTTAAGAACAATATTACCTATAAATCCATCACAGACCACTACATCAGCATCACCAATGAAGAGGTCCTTTCCCTCTATATTCCCCCTGAAATTCAGACCGGATGCTTTAAGCAGTCTGAAAGCCTCCTTTGTTAGCTCATTGCCTTTTGTATCTTCTTCTCCAATACTGAGAAGTGCAACTCTTGGGTCCACAACTGAGAATACAGCCCTGTAATAAGCAGCACCCATGTAGGCAAATTCAAGGATGTTTGATGGTTTACAGTCCACATTTGCACCGGCATCTATCAGAACAAAGGGTTTTTTTAAGGTAGGTAGAGATGCAGCTATAGCCGGTCTGTCAACACCAGGAGACTTTCCAAGTAGAAAAAGGGCAGTTGCCATAGCAACACCTGAATGGCCTGCGCTGACCACGGCATCTGCCTCACCATCCCTGTGAAGCTCCACAGCACGTTTTATTGAGGAGTCCTTCTTTCGCCTCAGTGCCTGGGAGGGTGACTCATCCATTGCTATTACCTCTGATGCGTGTTTAATGGTGAGCCTTTCCTGAGGATACCTTTTTTTCTTTTTAAGCTCTTCTTCAATCCTTGAGGCATCTCCAACAAGGATTACCTCTATTTCAGGGTATTC
It encodes the following:
- a CDS encoding ketoacyl-ACP synthase III; amino-acid sequence: MLSRIISTGSYMPERVMTNHDLEKMVDTSDEWITERTGIKERRIARPDQAASDLAFEAAKRALKKAQLKVEKIDLIIVATVSGDMPLPSTACILQKKLGAVNAAAMDINAACSGFIYALSVADAFIKSGKYKKILVVGAEVLSKFTDWQDRTTCVLLGDGAGAAVLVPDHGRGILSVDIYSDGRLWDLLHIPAGGSLTPASKETVEKRLHYIKMKGNETFKVAVRTLENLVIETLKKNNLKPSQLSLLIPHQANLRIIKATAERLGLPMERVVVNLTRYGNTSAASIPVALDEALEEGRIKEGDYIMLEAFGGGLTWGSALIKW
- the plsX gene encoding phosphate acyltransferase PlsX gives rise to the protein MKIALDAMGGDHAPEVTVEGAIETLKEYPEIEVILVGDASRIEEELKKKKRYPQERLTIKHASEVIAMDESPSQALRRKKDSSIKRAVELHRDGEADAVVSAGHSGVAMATALFLLGKSPGVDRPAIAASLPTLKKPFVLIDAGANVDCKPSNILEFAYMGAAYYRAVFSVVDPRVALLSIGEEDTKGNELTKEAFRLLKASGLNFRGNIEGKDLFIGDADVVVCDGFIGNIVLKMSEGLAEVIMKMLKREISDISTGRIAYLLMKPALRRFKKKTDYAEYGGAPLLGINGTCIISHGRSSAKAIKNAILVAANLAKAGLYMTISQELSRIKESINLEIPAYNGVSS